One window from the genome of Lutra lutra chromosome X, mLutLut1.2, whole genome shotgun sequence encodes:
- the LOC125091966 gene encoding melanoma-associated antigen B5-like, whose product MPRSQKSKHRTREKRHQSHSNSQNHKGVQAPVAMEEPPTSSSPVLEGNTQNLSATESISTSQESWGGPSTTITSSDISGTRSDEGEDSQHKEHLCFPTVSPSTKSSCIDILTMKAGLLEQFLLYKYKMKQPIVKEDMMKIIGQNYKNQYPEILKRASERIEVVFAVELKEVDSTRHSYDLVSKVKLPNNGRVRAGRGLPKTGLLMTVLGVIFMKGNCAAEEDIWKFLGMMRVFAGRKHFIYGEPRKLITKDLVRLRYLEYRQVLNSEPPRYEFLWGPKAQTETSKMKVLEYLAKVNGTVPNVFSSRYKEALRDEEARARARPTTIASVHHRGTSSSFSHSY is encoded by the coding sequence ATGCCTCGGAGTCAGAAGAGTAAGCACCGCACTCGTGAGAAACGCCACCAGTCTCACAGTAACTCCCAGAATCACAAGGGAGTTCAGGCCCCTGTAGCAATGGAAGagccccccacctcctcttctcCTGTTTTGGAGGGTAATACCCAAAATCTATCAGCTACAGAGTCAATTAGCACTTCCCAGGAGTCTTGGGGTGGCCCATCTACCACCATTACCTCTTCAGATATTTCTGGTACAAGATCTGATGAGGGTGAGGACAGCCAACATAAGGAGCACCTATGTTTCCCTACGGTCTCACCTTCTACTAAGAGCTCATGCATTGATATTCTAACTATGAAGGCGGGTTTGCTGGAACAGTTTCTTctgtacaaatataaaatgaaacagcCCATTGTGAAGGAAGACATGATGAAGATTATTGGCCAAAATTACAAAAACCAATATCCTGAGATCCTTAAGAGAGCCTCTGAACGCATTGAGGTTGTCTTTGCGGTTGAATTGAAAGAAGTTGACTCAACCAGACACTCCTATGACCTGGTCAGCAAAGTGAAACTCCCTAACAATGGGAGGGTGCGTGCTGGCAGAGGGTTACCCAAGACCGGTCTCCTGATGACAGTCCTGGGTGTGATCTTCATGAAGGGCAACTGTGCTGCTGAGGAAGACATCTGGAAATTCCTGGGTATGATGCGAGTATTTGCTGGGAGGAAGCATTTCATCTATGGTGAGCCCAGAAAGCTCATCACCAAAGACTTGGTGAGACTACGGTACCTGGAGTACCGCCAAGTACTGAACAGTGAACCTCCACGCTACGAGTTCCTGTGGGGTCCAAAAGCTCAAACTGAAACCAGCAAGATGAAAGTCCTGGAATATTTGGCCAAGGTCAATGGTACAGTTCCCAATGTCTTCTCATCAAGATATAAAGAAGCtttgagagatgaggaagcaagAGCCCGAGCCAGACCTACCACAATAGCCAGTGTGCATCACAGGGGCACATCCAGCAGTTTCTCCCACTCCTATTGA
- the LOC125091950 gene encoding melanoma-associated antigen B5-like: MPRRQKNKLRASEKRCRARAEAQGEGPQATVAMEEESTSSSPPQSEDTTQSLPPAGSSSTFQGRRRAQAITITSTANMCTRSDEDSNSQDEDRASPFEVPYYTESAGEDSLIRKPGLLEQFLLYKYKMKQPILKEDMLKIIGQNYEDQFPEILKKASERIEIVFAVDLKEIDSTKQSYDLISKLKLPNNGRVRAGRGLPKTGLLMNILGMIFMKGNCAAEEDIWKFLGMMRVYAGRKHFIYGEPRKLITKDLVRLEYLEYRQVANSDPPRYEFLWGPKAQAETSKMKVLEFLAKVNDTIPSAFPSYYEEALKDEEKKVQTKAMVRAGNIAKVLVPSRPMPQNIFPPLVKSEVCYPQDKKT; this comes from the coding sequence ATGCCTCGGAGACAGAAGAATAAGCTCCGGGCTTCTGAGAAACGCTGCCGGGCTCGAGCTGAGGCTCAGGGTGAGGGTCCTCAGGCCACAGTAGCCATGGAAGAGGAgtccacttcctcctctcctcctcagaGTGAAGATACTACCCAGAGTCTGCCTCCTGCTGGGTCAAGTAGCACTTTTCAGGGGCGTCGAAGAGCACAAGCCATCACCATTACTTCTACAGCCAATATGTGCACTAGATCTGATGAAGATTCCAACAGCCAAGATGAGGATAGGGCAAGCCCCTTTGAGGTCCCATACTACACTGAGAGTGCAGGTGAAGATTCTTTAATCAGGAAGCCTGGCTTGCTGGAGCAGTTCCTTCTGTAcaagtataaaatgaaacaacCCATTTTGAAGGAAGACATGCTGAAGATTATTGGCCAAAATTACGAAGACCAATTCCCTGAGATCCTCAAGAAAGCCTCTGAGCGCATTGAGATTGTCTTTGCAGTTGATCTGAAGGAAATCGACTCAACCAAACAATCCTACGACCTCATTAGCAAGCTCAAACTCCCCAACAATGGGAGGGTGCGAGCTGGTAGGGGGCTACCCAAGACCGGTCTCCTGATGAATATCCTGGGAATGATCTTCATGAAGGGCAACTGCGCTGCTGAGGAAGACATCTGGAAATTCCTGGGTATGATGCGAGTATATGCCGGGAGGAAGCATTTCATCTATGGAGAGCCCAGAAAGCTCATCACCAAAGATCTGGTGCGTCTGGAGTATCTAGAATACCGCCAGGTGGCCAACAGTGATCCTCCACGCTACGAGTTCCTGTGGGGTCCAAAAGCCCAAGCTGAAACCAGCAAGATGAAAGTCCTGGAATTTCTGGCAAAAGTTAACGATACCATCCCCAGCGCTTTCCCGTCCTATTATGAAGAAGCTctgaaagatgaggaaaagaaagtcCAAACCAAAGCCATGGTCAGGGCTGGTAATATTGCCAAAGTCCTTGTACCTTCCAGGCCCATGCCCCAGAATATCTTCCCACCCCTAGTGAAATCTGAGGTCTGTTATCCTCAagataagaaaacataa